Below is a window of Prosthecochloris sp. GSB1 DNA.
CGGTCCCTGCTGGACGAAGGTATCGACTCGAGGATGCTCGTTCGGGTTAAAAGATCGGACGATCCTTTTGTGGTAGGGCCGATGAAAGGGAGCGGCAAGCTCTACGCGTACATGCTCGGCTACGCCGACCGTTTTCCGTTACGCATGCAGTTGAAGCCCGTGACGTTGCCCCATTCCGCCGCATGGGTCGGGGGACTGGCCGCTACGCGTATCAACGGGCTTGAAGACGGGGTGGTCAATCTTCACTGGATCGGAAACGGCACGCTGTCCATTGAGGCGATAGGGCGTCTGAACAAGCCCGTTGTCTGGACATTACATGACATGTGGCCGTTCTGCGGAGCGGAACATTATCCTTCCGAAAACGGGAGCGAACGATGGAAAAGCGGTTATTCCAGATGGAACAGGCCTGAAGGAGAGCGCGGCGTGGACATGGATCGCCTGGTCTGGTCCCGAAAGAAAAATGCCTGGAAACAGCCTTTTTCCATTGTCTGTCCCAGCCGCTGGATGGCCCGGATGGCTGGCGAAAGCGCGCTTATGAACGGTTGGCCGATAACCGTCGTTCCCAATCCTCTCAATACCCGTGTTTTCAAGCCGGTTTCTAGGAAGGCGGCACGCGACGCGCTTAATCTTCCGGCGGATGCCAGACTCGTGCTCTTCGGTTCTTCAGCGGTTCTCGGCAATCCGTTGAAAGGATGGGAGCTGCTACAACAGGCGCTCTGTCTCGCAGCCTCGGGAGACAATGCGATTGAAGGCGTTGTTTTTGGGCATGGAAAGCCGGAGCATGCTGCGGACCCCGGCCTGAAAATCCACTGGCTTGGACGTCTTTATGACGATATTTCCCTTGCGTTGCTTTACAGCGCCGCCGATCTGGTGGTTGTTCCATCACGTCTTGACAATCTTCCACAGGTAGGCACCGAAGCGCAGGCTTGCGGATGCCCGGTTGTCGCTTTCGATACCGGCGGGCTTGCCGATGTGGTGGAACATAACAAGTCCGGGTATCTGGCGAAACCGTTCGACCCCCATGACCTTGCGAAAGGAATAGCGTGGGTGATGGAGAGCCGTGAACGTCAAGGTGAGCTGTCTGTCAGCGCAAGGAATCGAGCTTTGAGACTATGGGCTCCGGAAGTGGTGGCCCAACAATACGCGAGAGTCTATCGCAAGGCTTCGGAAGCGTTTTTTTCCGCAAGCAGCTGATGGGGGTGGGGCGTGAAATGCTCTTTTATAAGCCATTTACAAGAAGAAAGAAACGTATGATCTCGGTGCAGAAACGTTTCCTGTTCGTCCATATTCCGAAGACAGGCGGAAATTCTTTGCAGGGCCTCTTGAAAAAATATTCGGAAGACATGATCGTTTCTACGGCCGCGCATCATGACGGAATCGAGCGTTTCGAGGTGAGAAACTGCAATTACTCTATAAAAAAGCATTCCACACTTTCGGAATACAAGAACGTTCTCGAATCGGAACTGTTCGATTCACTCTACAAATTTGCCGTTATCAGGAATCCCTATGAGCGGATGGTCTCCTATTATTTCTCTCCCCATTTTTCCAGGGACCGATGGGACAGGGAAGAGTTTCGTGGGCTTGTGAAAAAAGCGCGCACCGTTCGTGACTACATCAGGTTGCAACGCAGTCCGCCGTCGTTTTTTTTCCGGAAAAGGAGGTTTTCAGTCGATGGTTTACTTGACGACGATATCGATCTTCTCATCAAGTACGAGAACCTGGAAAAAGAAGTCGAATCGCTCTGCGATCGCCTCTCCCTCGAATACCAGCGCCTGGCAAGGAGGAACAGTTCCGTCCGGTGTCATTATTCAGAGTACTATGACCGGGACATGAGGGAAATGGTCCGGGAGAAATTTCGTGAAGAGATCGAGTTTGGAGAATACGAATTTGAAGAATCAGATTGACTGCCGCTTGCGGGACTGGTTATTATCCTCTTCCTTCGAAAGTCCATGTTGCCGATGAAGTCGCCCGTATTTCTGCTTTCATTGCCGCGTTCAGGTTCCACGCTTCTGCAGCGCGTCCTTATGGGGCACTCGCAGATCGCGAGCGTTGCCGAACCATGGATTCTCCTGCCGTTTCTCTATGCCGGCAGGACGGAAGGTGTGCTGGCGGAATACAGTCACGCCAACGCGTGCAAGGCTCATAAGGATTTTGTGAACAATCTTCCTGGAAAAACACGTGACTACTACTCGATTTTGCATGATTTTCTCATGACATTGTACTCGTATCAGTGTAAAAACAACGAGCTTTTTTTTCTTGACAAGACGCCGCGTTACCATCTGATCATCCCTGAGATCACAATGCTGTTTCCTGAGGCAAAATTTGTCTTTCTGTTCAGAAACCCCGTTCATGTCATGGGTTCGGTCATGCGAACCTGGGGCGACGGGGGCTTCCGCAAGAATTACGCGTACGAGAATGACCTGTACGAAGGTCCGATGAATCTTTCGGAGGGGTTCCGCATTTTAAAGGACAGGGCCTATGCGCTCCGTTACGAGGATTTCGTCAATGCGCCAGAAAGGTATACGAGGGAGATATGCGACTATCTCGGCCTGTGTTATGAGCAGGGGATGCTTGAAGGGTTCTCTTCCCGCAATCCAAAAGGCCGGATGGGCGATCCGACCGGTGTTCTGGAATACAGCGAAGTGGAGACCGGTGCGCTCAATAAATGGCGGGAAACTTTTAATAACGGATTCAGAAAAAAAATCCTCCGCAAATACCTGGCTTCTCTCGACAGTGATGACCTTCTGCTCATGGGATATGACCGTTGCTCGATTCTGCATGACATCGCCCGGTTGCCGGGAGGGCCTTCCGGGGTGGTTCGTGATGCCCTGGATTACGGTATCGGCCGGGTAATAAAAAAGCTGAAGCTCAATATCTGGTTCGGTCGCAAGACAGGGCCGTGGGCGGGAGATTCGTTTCTGAGTTGAACGCGGCATGTGCTTCTTGCCGGTTTTTTTCGCCAGTGGAAGTCTTTGGCCGGAGATGTGAAAAAAGTCGGGCTGAGGGTCAGGAAAATATTTTGTTGCCTTGAACGGCGTGATTTCTTCCTTTCTTCGTTTAACGAGAAAAGAATCGCCATGAAGAATATCCATCCGGTTTTCGACCAGATTGTCGGACGTGCGGAAAAAGAAAAAATACTTGGTCAGCGTGGAGTGGTGCTCTGGTTCACCGGTCTGTCGGGAGCGGGCAAGACCACCGTTGCCGCGCAGGTGGAGCGGTCGCTGGCGTCGCGGGGAATCCTGACGCAACTACTCGACGGCGACAACATCAGGACAGGCATCAACAGCAATCTCGGTTTCATCGAAGACGACAGGAGGGAAAATATCCGTCGTTTGGCCGAGGTTTCCAGGCTGTTTGTTCAGTGTGGCGTGGTTACACTTGCCTGTGCCATCAGTCCTACCCTGGAGATGAGGGCGATGGCCAGGCAGATCATATCTCCGGAAGATTTCATCGAGATTTTTATCGATTCGCCGCTCGATGTTTGCGAATCCCGTGACGTCAAGGGGCTTTACCGCAAGGCTAGGGCCGGAGAAATGAAGCATTTCACCGGTATCGACGCACCGTTCGAGGCTCCCCTCGAACCGGATATTCATCTTCGCACGCACGAATTTTCCGTCGGCGACTGTGTTCGCACGGTGCTTGCCGCCCTGGAAAGATGGGGTGGCCGAAAGGCGTTCGAAACCGTGAACAAGCACGAAAATCGCAGACCATGAATTCATACAGGATATCGCATCTCAAACAGCTCGAATCGGAGTCCATTCACATTATCAGGGAGGTCGCCGCCGAGTTCTCCAATCCGGTCATGCTCTATTCGATCGGAAAGGATTCATCTGTGATGGTGAGGCTTGCCGAAAAAGCGTTTTACCCCGCCAGGGTACCTTTTCCACTCATGCATATCGATTCGAAATGGAAATTCAGGGAAATGATAGAGTTCCGGGATCGTTATGCCAGGGAAAATAACTGGGAACTGATCGTGTATTCAAATACTGAAGCCTTCGAACAGGGCGTGGGGCCGTTTA
It encodes the following:
- a CDS encoding glycosyltransferase, whose protein sequence is MRVYNISYSDGAGGASRAAFRLHRSLLDEGIDSRMLVRVKRSDDPFVVGPMKGSGKLYAYMLGYADRFPLRMQLKPVTLPHSAAWVGGLAATRINGLEDGVVNLHWIGNGTLSIEAIGRLNKPVVWTLHDMWPFCGAEHYPSENGSERWKSGYSRWNRPEGERGVDMDRLVWSRKKNAWKQPFSIVCPSRWMARMAGESALMNGWPITVVPNPLNTRVFKPVSRKAARDALNLPADARLVLFGSSAVLGNPLKGWELLQQALCLAASGDNAIEGVVFGHGKPEHAADPGLKIHWLGRLYDDISLALLYSAADLVVVPSRLDNLPQVGTEAQACGCPVVAFDTGGLADVVEHNKSGYLAKPFDPHDLAKGIAWVMESRERQGELSVSARNRALRLWAPEVVAQQYARVYRKASEAFFSASS
- a CDS encoding sulfotransferase family 2 domain-containing protein, coding for MISVQKRFLFVHIPKTGGNSLQGLLKKYSEDMIVSTAAHHDGIERFEVRNCNYSIKKHSTLSEYKNVLESELFDSLYKFAVIRNPYERMVSYYFSPHFSRDRWDREEFRGLVKKARTVRDYIRLQRSPPSFFFRKRRFSVDGLLDDDIDLLIKYENLEKEVESLCDRLSLEYQRLARRNSSVRCHYSEYYDRDMREMVREKFREEIEFGEYEFEESD
- a CDS encoding sulfotransferase family protein, which produces MKSPVFLLSLPRSGSTLLQRVLMGHSQIASVAEPWILLPFLYAGRTEGVLAEYSHANACKAHKDFVNNLPGKTRDYYSILHDFLMTLYSYQCKNNELFFLDKTPRYHLIIPEITMLFPEAKFVFLFRNPVHVMGSVMRTWGDGGFRKNYAYENDLYEGPMNLSEGFRILKDRAYALRYEDFVNAPERYTREICDYLGLCYEQGMLEGFSSRNPKGRMGDPTGVLEYSEVETGALNKWRETFNNGFRKKILRKYLASLDSDDLLLMGYDRCSILHDIARLPGGPSGVVRDALDYGIGRVIKKLKLNIWFGRKTGPWAGDSFLS
- the cysC gene encoding adenylyl-sulfate kinase gives rise to the protein MKNIHPVFDQIVGRAEKEKILGQRGVVLWFTGLSGAGKTTVAAQVERSLASRGILTQLLDGDNIRTGINSNLGFIEDDRRENIRRLAEVSRLFVQCGVVTLACAISPTLEMRAMARQIISPEDFIEIFIDSPLDVCESRDVKGLYRKARAGEMKHFTGIDAPFEAPLEPDIHLRTHEFSVGDCVRTVLAALERWGGRKAFETVNKHENRRP